The Streptomyces sp. NBC_01276 genome contains the following window.
CGGCGACCACGGCCCCGGGGGAACGGCGGCCCGGGCGGGCGTAGATGGTGCCGGTGAGCGCGGCCCGGCCCGGGGCGCTGCGCGACAGCCGCTCCAGGACGGGGCGGGGCAGCGACCGCGCGCCGACGCGCATGGCGCGCAGGGCCGTGAAGGCGTACCGGCGCTCGCCCTCCGACCAGAACCCGGCCGGCGAGAGCGCGGTGACCGAGCGGACGAGGCCGCTGCGCCCCATCTCCAGCGCGAGCAGCCCGCCGAGGGAGTTCCCCGCGACGTGCGGGCGCTCGACGCCGAGGGCGGCGCAGAGCGCGCCGAGGGCCGGGGCGACGGTGGCGAGGTCGTAGGGCACCCCCGGCGGCAGCGGGGCGGAGGCGCCGAAGCCGGGCAGGTCGACGGCGATCACGTCGTGGTCGGCGGACAGGACGTGGCTCACCGGGTGCCACGCCTGGAAGTGGTGGCCGATGCCGTGCAGCAGGAGGAGCGGTTCGCCCGCGCCCTTGCGTTCGTAGGCGACGGTGGCGGGGCGGGGGCCGAGCGGCGAATCGATCGTGAACGAGACCGTGGCGGTCATGCTGCTCCTCGTCGGGTGGACGCGTGTGAGACAGGCCGTCAGTAACGACTGTGCCCATGATTACCGCTCGGTAGCCCCCGCCTACAAGGCTTCCGGACGACGGGGAAGGCCGAGGTGGACGTCGGGATGAAGGGCGGGTGGGCCGCTGGAGGGCAGCGAGAACATCCTGTGAACGGCTTGCTACATATGCCCGATCTGCCCGGCAAAGCGGCGAGCATTGGTCTTGACCAAGGGGGTGCGCCGTCCTATCGTCGCAGGGATAGTGCAGGAACCTTTAATAAACAAGGGCACGGAACTGCGGTGCGGAACTGCCGCTCGAACGCGGCGACAGCGGCGATTGCAGGAGGAGTCAGGGTGGGGACCACGCAGCTCG
Protein-coding sequences here:
- a CDS encoding alpha/beta fold hydrolase, whose translation is MTATVSFTIDSPLGPRPATVAYERKGAGEPLLLLHGIGHHFQAWHPVSHVLSADHDVIAVDLPGFGASAPLPPGVPYDLATVAPALGALCAALGVERPHVAGNSLGGLLALEMGRSGLVRSVTALSPAGFWSEGERRYAFTALRAMRVGARSLPRPVLERLSRSAPGRAALTGTIYARPGRRSPGAVVAETLALRDATGFEETLAAGASVRFADDVPGIPVTIGWGARDRLLLPRQGVRAKHTVPGARLVRLPGCGHVPMNDDPALVARVILDTARAAAPTAVRP